In the genome of Paenibacillus sp. FSL R5-0766, one region contains:
- the gyrA gene encoding DNA gyrase subunit A, with product MAEEMNSQITDRDIGVEMRESFMDYAMSIIVSRALPDVRDGLKPVHRRILYAMSELGMTPDKPHKKSARIVGEVIGKYHPHGDSAVYETMVRMAQDFSLRYMHVDGHGNFGSVDGDMAAAMRYTEARLSKIAMEMLRDINKDTIDFQPNYDGEEHEPIVLPARFPNLLVNGVGGIAVGMATNIPPHNLGEVIDGVQAMIQNPDITSMELMDYIQGPDFPTSGYILGRSGIRQAYQTGRGSVTMRAKTNIEENNNKARIIVTELPYQVNKARLVEKIAELVRDKKIDGITDLRDESDRNGMRVVIELRRDVNPGVVLNNLYKHTSMQSTFGINMLAIVNKEPKILNLREVLYHYLQHQIEVIRRRTQFELKKAEARAHILEGLRIALDHIDEIITLIRSSSNADAAREGLIERFSLSHDQAQAILDMRLQRLTGLERERIENEYNELMVKIREYREILANEHLVLEIISTELQEIRDRFSDDRRTEITVGEESILDEDLIPREEVIITITHTGYVKRLPVSTYRSQKRGGRGVVGMDTKDTDFVEHLFVTNSHNYLMFFTDKGKVYRLKAYEIPELGRTARGTPIINLIQIEQGESVNAVIPVQEFESDRYLFFATRQGVVKKTPLEDYTNIRKGGLIGISLRDDDVLIDVKLTDGLQEIIMGTAHGMSIRFSEGNVRSMGRSATGVKGITLDEQDAVIGMDVVDKELDVLIVTAKGYGKRTPVSDYRMQTRGGKGIKTINVTEKNGSVVSLKMVKTEEDLMIITSSGTLIRMSMEGISTMGRYTQGVKLIHIRDEDSVATVSRIDKNEEEPDDESLEGLEGEESQAPEVSLEEGTVSDAEVNEVEGDDDSGSEA from the coding sequence ATGGCGGAAGAAATGAACTCTCAGATTACAGATCGGGATATAGGCGTCGAGATGCGTGAATCGTTTATGGATTATGCGATGAGCATCATCGTTAGCCGTGCCTTACCTGACGTGCGTGATGGATTGAAGCCGGTTCACCGGCGTATCCTGTACGCGATGTCAGAGCTCGGCATGACACCCGATAAACCACATAAAAAATCAGCCAGAATCGTCGGCGAAGTTATCGGTAAGTATCACCCACACGGTGACTCTGCTGTTTACGAGACGATGGTACGGATGGCACAGGATTTCTCCCTGCGTTATATGCATGTAGATGGACATGGTAACTTTGGATCGGTCGATGGTGATATGGCAGCAGCCATGCGTTATACCGAAGCACGTTTGTCCAAGATTGCTATGGAAATGCTCAGAGATATCAACAAGGATACGATTGATTTCCAACCAAACTATGACGGAGAAGAACATGAGCCAATCGTTCTGCCTGCTCGTTTTCCTAACTTGCTTGTCAATGGGGTCGGCGGGATCGCGGTAGGTATGGCTACCAATATTCCTCCTCATAACCTGGGTGAGGTCATTGATGGTGTACAGGCCATGATTCAAAATCCGGACATTACATCCATGGAACTCATGGATTACATTCAAGGACCAGACTTCCCTACGTCCGGCTACATTTTGGGCCGTTCAGGCATTCGCCAGGCGTATCAGACCGGACGTGGTTCAGTAACGATGCGGGCCAAAACCAACATCGAAGAGAACAACAACAAGGCACGAATTATCGTTACAGAGTTGCCTTATCAGGTAAATAAGGCGAGACTTGTTGAGAAAATTGCCGAGTTGGTACGTGATAAAAAGATTGATGGTATTACTGACCTTCGTGATGAGTCTGACCGTAATGGTATGCGAGTTGTAATTGAGCTTCGCAGAGACGTGAATCCGGGGGTTGTCCTGAACAACCTGTACAAACATACATCCATGCAATCCACTTTCGGGATTAACATGCTTGCGATTGTTAATAAAGAACCTAAAATTCTGAACTTGCGTGAAGTGTTGTATCACTACCTGCAGCATCAGATTGAGGTTATTCGCAGACGTACGCAGTTTGAACTGAAAAAGGCTGAAGCTCGTGCACACATTCTAGAAGGTTTACGTATTGCGCTGGATCATATCGACGAGATTATTACGTTGATTCGTTCATCCAGTAATGCGGATGCAGCAAGAGAAGGTTTGATTGAGCGCTTCTCACTCAGTCATGATCAGGCTCAAGCTATTCTCGATATGCGTTTGCAACGACTCACAGGTCTGGAACGCGAACGTATTGAAAATGAATATAACGAACTGATGGTCAAAATCAGAGAGTATCGCGAAATTCTGGCCAATGAGCATCTGGTGCTTGAGATTATCAGTACGGAGCTGCAAGAGATCCGCGACCGCTTCAGCGATGATCGTCGTACAGAGATCACGGTAGGTGAAGAGAGCATTCTGGATGAGGACCTGATTCCACGTGAAGAGGTTATCATTACGATTACTCATACAGGCTACGTGAAACGTCTGCCGGTATCCACATACCGCAGCCAGAAACGTGGTGGACGTGGGGTCGTGGGTATGGATACGAAAGATACCGACTTTGTCGAGCATCTGTTTGTGACCAACTCCCACAATTACCTCATGTTCTTCACTGACAAAGGTAAAGTGTACCGTCTCAAAGCTTACGAGATTCCAGAGCTTGGACGTACCGCACGGGGAACGCCGATTATCAACCTGATCCAGATCGAGCAGGGCGAGTCGGTCAATGCCGTAATTCCGGTCCAGGAATTCGAAAGTGACAGATACTTGTTCTTTGCTACCCGCCAAGGGGTTGTGAAGAAGACGCCACTTGAGGATTACACCAATATCCGCAAAGGCGGCTTGATCGGTATTTCCTTACGTGATGATGACGTTCTGATCGATGTTAAGCTGACCGATGGATTGCAAGAGATCATCATGGGTACAGCTCACGGAATGTCTATTCGATTCTCGGAAGGTAACGTACGTTCCATGGGACGTAGCGCAACCGGGGTCAAAGGGATTACATTGGATGAACAGGATGCTGTTATCGGCATGGATGTAGTTGATAAAGAGCTTGATGTTCTGATCGTTACAGCCAAAGGTTACGGTAAACGTACACCTGTCAGTGATTATCGGATGCAGACTCGTGGCGGTAAAGGGATCAAGACTATTAATGTCACAGAGAAGAACGGCTCAGTAGTCAGCCTCAAAATGGTTAAAACCGAAGAGGATCTGATGATTATCACGTCCAGTGGTACGTTGATCCGGATGAGCATGGAAGGCATATCCACTATGGGTCGATACACGCAGGGTGTGAAGCTGATTCATATTCGTGACGAGGATTCAGTAGCTACAGTCAGCCGAATTGACAAAAATGAAGAGGAACCAGACGATGAGTCGCTTGAAGGCTTGGAAGGCGAGGAGTCCCAAGCTCCGGAAGTAAGCTTGGAAGAAGGCACCGTTTCTGACGCTGAGGTTAATGAAGTTGAGGGCGACGACGATTCCGGTTCGGAAGCATAA
- a CDS encoding HD-GYP domain-containing protein: protein MGLITLSEVKPGLKLGSDVQTLRGNVLLQKGKVILPKDMEVLRAFMIQQVDIEQERMASSSTGTKGASVSAGSSANDNNGERAGKTGNVTTAPVVTSLQDEYEKMVGLTKNAFLSSLAAELPVYELRTQLEAVFAHLKQYNVLTFSPRVMQEHDYVYHHAVLSAITSYQLAQWIDLPSKDWMQVAFAGLFHDIGNNKVDPQILHKPSTLTATEQEEIRQHTKYGYQILKQAKAINEGARLAALQHHEKVDGSGYPLQLSGTQIHIYAKIVAIADIFHAMTLEKIYRKAQSPYLVLEQIQSEAFGKLDPAIVSVFVQRSTQIHNGIRVKLSNNQIGEIVFSDRDHPTRPMVSVEGNIINLMQQRQLHIQEVIG from the coding sequence ATGGGATTAATCACCCTGTCAGAAGTCAAACCAGGACTCAAACTTGGGAGTGATGTGCAAACACTTCGCGGCAACGTTCTGCTTCAGAAGGGAAAAGTCATTTTACCCAAGGATATGGAAGTGCTCAGAGCCTTTATGATTCAACAGGTAGATATTGAACAAGAAAGAATGGCGTCGAGTAGTACAGGAACCAAAGGTGCATCTGTGTCCGCAGGAAGTTCTGCGAATGACAACAATGGTGAACGGGCTGGGAAGACAGGAAACGTCACCACAGCTCCTGTAGTAACGTCTTTGCAGGATGAGTATGAGAAGATGGTCGGACTAACGAAAAATGCTTTCCTGTCCTCTCTGGCGGCTGAATTACCGGTCTATGAGTTACGTACACAGTTGGAGGCTGTGTTTGCACATCTCAAACAATATAATGTGCTTACCTTCAGTCCACGAGTAATGCAAGAACATGATTATGTATATCATCATGCCGTACTGAGTGCGATCACATCCTATCAACTGGCTCAATGGATCGATCTCCCCTCCAAGGATTGGATGCAAGTGGCTTTTGCAGGCTTGTTCCATGATATTGGTAACAACAAGGTAGATCCGCAGATTCTCCATAAACCATCCACGTTGACGGCTACAGAGCAGGAAGAGATTCGTCAGCATACGAAATATGGTTATCAGATCCTTAAACAGGCAAAGGCCATTAATGAGGGAGCCAGACTTGCAGCTTTGCAGCATCATGAAAAAGTGGATGGATCAGGCTACCCGTTGCAGCTTAGTGGGACTCAGATTCATATTTATGCCAAGATTGTAGCTATCGCTGATATTTTCCACGCCATGACGCTGGAGAAGATCTACCGCAAGGCACAGTCCCCATATCTAGTCCTGGAACAGATCCAAAGTGAGGCATTTGGGAAGTTGGACCCTGCAATCGTAAGTGTATTTGTTCAACGGTCGACCCAGATCCATAATGGCATCCGAGTAAAACTCAGCAATAACCAGATTGGAGAGATCGTATTCTCTGATCGAGATCATCCTACACGGCCTATGGTGTCAGTAGAAGGAAACATCATTAACCTGATGCAGCAACGGCAGCTTCACATCCAAGAGGTTATCGGGTAA